The following are encoded together in the Microcaecilia unicolor unplaced genomic scaffold, aMicUni1.1, whole genome shotgun sequence genome:
- the LOC115459729 gene encoding histone H2A type 1-E-like: MSGRGKQGGKARAKAKTRSSRAGLQFPVGRVHRLLRKGNYAERVGAGAPVYLAAVLEYLTAEILELAGNAARDNKKTRIIPRHLQLAIRNDEELNKLLGRVTIAQGGVLPNIQAVLLPKKTESHKAAKSK, from the coding sequence ATGTCTGGACGTGGCAAGCAAGGGGGTAAAGCTCGGGCCAAGGCTAAGACTCGCTCGTCCCGAGCGGGGCTGCAGTTCCCCGTAGGTCGCGTGCACAGACTGCTGCGGAAAGGTAATTACGCTGAGCGTGTGGGCGCCGGCGCCCCAGTCTATCTGGCGGCAGTGCTGGAATATCTTACCGCCGAGATCCTCGAACTGGCTGGTAATGCTGCGCGCGATAACAAGAAGACCCGCATCATCCCCAGGCACTTGCAGCTGGCCATCCGCAACGACGAAGAGCTGAACAAACTGCTGGGGAGAGTCACCATCGCGCAGGGCGGCGTCCTGCCCAACATCCAGGCGGTGCTTCTGCCTAAGAAAACCGAGAGTCACAAGGCGGCCAAGAGCAAGTAA